In one Sphingobium indicum B90A genomic region, the following are encoded:
- a CDS encoding tetratricopeptide repeat protein, whose protein sequence is MAQPALAQPAQVQAMRPSSAENLNNHLARLASNPRDVTALIGAGEAALDMDDARAAAGFFARADTLAPNNGKVKAGLGRVMLKNQNPAEALRLFDQATRLGFPEATLLADRGLARDMTGDQAGAQRDYQAALQRTPDDVELTHRYAASLGISGQVDAAERVLKPLLYKSDRAAWRYRAFILAMNNRQADARKIAEQTMPSQLAAAILPYMQKMPYLTAAQKAAAVHFGHFPANVGSTMAAITPTPPAFASATPAAPQASQPAAQTPPARSAQQDRRSRRAETATRLAQAEAPPLSAPAPSQPVPAASAPQTQAPPRAAAPAASNVQGPPAPGFESVPAQSPAPASPPPSQLNAITLAQASAPRTSTPPQGETAPPAPLAAATPAPAPPPQQQIDPAVTRSLADIIHAIDVPESERRSSVVAVDLSEIAQIQAARRAEREAAAAAAADKAKKAAAAKAKAEADAKAKQLAEEKKKAAEEKARLAANPSRSWLQVGTGANKGALAFTMKGLRKKYASLEPQDAWVASWGRTNRLLVGPFSSFTRARTLEDKLKAAGADVFAWKSDAGEVVERLPAK, encoded by the coding sequence ATGGCGCAACCGGCTCTGGCGCAGCCCGCCCAGGTGCAGGCGATGCGTCCCTCCAGCGCGGAAAACCTCAACAATCATCTGGCGCGCCTGGCGTCCAATCCGCGCGACGTGACGGCGCTGATCGGCGCGGGCGAGGCGGCGCTGGACATGGACGATGCGCGCGCGGCGGCGGGCTTCTTCGCCCGGGCCGATACGCTGGCGCCGAACAACGGCAAGGTGAAGGCGGGCCTTGGCCGCGTCATGCTGAAGAACCAGAACCCCGCCGAAGCGCTGCGCCTGTTCGACCAGGCGACGCGGCTGGGCTTTCCCGAAGCGACGCTGCTGGCCGACCGGGGGCTTGCAAGGGACATGACCGGCGATCAGGCGGGGGCGCAGCGCGACTATCAGGCGGCGCTCCAGCGGACGCCGGACGATGTCGAACTCACCCATCGCTATGCCGCCTCGCTGGGCATTTCCGGCCAGGTGGACGCGGCGGAGCGGGTGCTGAAACCGCTGCTCTACAAGAGCGACCGGGCCGCCTGGCGCTACCGCGCGTTCATCCTGGCGATGAACAACCGACAGGCGGACGCCAGGAAGATCGCGGAGCAGACCATGCCGTCGCAGCTTGCCGCGGCGATCCTGCCCTATATGCAGAAAATGCCTTATCTGACCGCCGCGCAGAAGGCGGCGGCGGTGCATTTCGGGCATTTCCCGGCCAATGTCGGTTCGACCATGGCCGCGATCACGCCGACCCCGCCCGCTTTCGCCTCCGCCACCCCTGCCGCACCGCAGGCCAGCCAACCTGCCGCCCAGACGCCGCCGGCTCGATCCGCGCAGCAGGATCGTCGTTCGCGCCGCGCTGAAACCGCCACGAGGCTCGCGCAGGCCGAAGCGCCGCCCCTTAGCGCGCCGGCGCCAAGCCAGCCCGTTCCCGCCGCCTCCGCTCCACAGACGCAGGCGCCGCCGCGGGCTGCCGCTCCCGCCGCCTCCAATGTGCAGGGTCCGCCAGCGCCCGGCTTCGAATCCGTCCCGGCGCAAAGCCCGGCACCCGCCAGTCCGCCGCCGAGCCAGCTCAACGCGATCACGCTCGCCCAGGCGTCGGCGCCGCGCACATCCACCCCGCCGCAGGGCGAGACGGCGCCCCCCGCCCCACTGGCCGCCGCGACGCCGGCCCCAGCGCCCCCGCCGCAGCAGCAGATCGACCCGGCCGTCACCCGTTCGCTGGCGGACATCATCCACGCCATCGACGTGCCCGAATCCGAGCGCCGGTCGAGCGTCGTCGCGGTCGACCTGTCGGAGATCGCCCAGATCCAGGCCGCCCGCCGCGCCGAGCGGGAGGCGGCCGCCGCCGCCGCCGCGGACAAGGCGAAGAAGGCCGCCGCCGCCAAGGCGAAGGCCGAAGCGGACGCCAAGGCCAAGCAACTGGCCGAGGAAAAGAAGAAGGCGGCCGAGGAAAAGGCGCGCCTTGCCGCCAATCCCTCGCGTAGCTGGCTCCAGGTGGGTACGGGTGCGAACAAGGGCGCGCTGGCCTTCACCATGAAGGGCTTGCGCAAGAAATATGCGTCGCTCGAACCGCAGGACGCCTGGGTGGCGAGCTGGGGCCGCACCAATCGCCTGCTTGTCGGGCCGTTCAGCAGCTTCACGCGGGCCAGGACGCTGGAGGACAAGCTGAAGGCGGCGGGCGCGGACGTGTTCGCCTGGAAAAGCGATGCCGGGGAAGTGGTCGAGCGGCTCCCGGCCAAATAA